A window from Hymenobacter volaticus encodes these proteins:
- the xylA gene encoding xylose isomerase gives MSTNTLSKTEFFTGIEPIKYEGRESDNPLAFKWYDENRVVAGKTMKEHLRFAVSYWHTFTGTGGDPFGPGTKQFAWDAHHEALGRAHDKMDAAFEFFTKLGTPYYCFHDIDLVDEGTSLSEYERNLSAIVDYAKQHQQQSGVKLLWGTANVFSNPRYMNGASTNPDFQVLAHAGTQVLNALDATIALGGENYVFWGGREGYMTLLNTNMKRELEHMGRFLTMARDYARKQGFTGKFFIEPKPAEPTKHQYDFDAATVIGFLKEYGLQDDFMLNLEVNHATLAGHTFQHELQVAADANMLGSMDANRGDYQNGWDTDQFPNNLNELTESMLIILEHGGITPGGINFDAKTRRNSTDLEDIFIAHISGMDTFARALVVANDILEKSPYRKFRTERYASFDSGEGAAFEKGQLTLEDLRTIAHKTGEPILKSGKQEWLEAIINQYI, from the coding sequence ATGTCAACCAACACGCTGTCGAAAACTGAATTTTTCACGGGCATCGAGCCCATCAAATACGAAGGGCGTGAGTCCGATAACCCGCTCGCCTTCAAGTGGTACGACGAGAACCGCGTAGTGGCCGGCAAGACGATGAAAGAGCATCTGCGCTTTGCCGTCTCCTACTGGCACACCTTCACCGGCACCGGCGGCGACCCGTTCGGCCCCGGCACCAAGCAGTTTGCCTGGGACGCGCACCACGAGGCCCTGGGCCGGGCCCATGACAAGATGGACGCGGCTTTCGAGTTTTTCACCAAGCTCGGCACGCCTTACTACTGCTTCCACGACATCGACTTGGTGGACGAAGGCACTTCGCTGAGCGAGTACGAGCGCAACCTGAGCGCCATCGTCGACTACGCCAAGCAGCACCAGCAGCAGAGCGGTGTGAAGCTGCTATGGGGCACAGCCAACGTCTTCTCCAACCCGCGCTACATGAACGGGGCGAGCACCAACCCTGACTTCCAAGTGTTGGCGCACGCTGGCACGCAAGTGCTCAACGCCTTGGATGCCACCATCGCGCTGGGCGGCGAGAACTACGTGTTCTGGGGTGGCCGCGAAGGCTACATGACGTTGCTCAATACCAACATGAAGCGTGAGCTCGAGCACATGGGCCGTTTCCTGACGATGGCCCGCGACTACGCTCGCAAGCAAGGCTTCACGGGCAAATTCTTTATCGAGCCCAAGCCAGCCGAGCCGACCAAGCACCAGTACGACTTCGATGCAGCCACCGTCATTGGCTTCCTGAAAGAGTACGGCCTGCAAGACGATTTCATGCTTAACCTGGAAGTCAACCACGCGACGCTCGCGGGCCACACCTTCCAACACGAGCTGCAAGTAGCCGCCGATGCGAACATGCTGGGCTCGATGGACGCCAACCGCGGCGACTATCAGAACGGCTGGGACACCGACCAGTTCCCCAACAACCTCAACGAGTTGACCGAGTCCATGCTCATCATCCTGGAGCACGGGGGCATCACGCCAGGCGGCATCAACTTCGACGCCAAGACCCGCCGCAACTCCACTGACCTAGAGGACATCTTCATTGCCCACATCAGCGGCATGGACACCTTTGCCCGGGCCTTGGTGGTAGCCAACGACATTCTGGAAAAGTCGCCCTACCGTAAGTTCCGCACCGAGCGTTACGCTTCATTCGACTCCGGCGAAGGCGCTGCCTTCGAGAAAGGCCAACTCACGCTGGAAGATCTGCGCACTATTGCGCATAAGACTGGCGAGCCGATCCTGAAAAGCGGCAAGCAGGAGTGGCTTGAGGCAATTATCAACCAGTACATCTAG
- a CDS encoding glycosyl hydrolase 115 family protein, translated as MKLLPFHNSRFRTACCFWLVLLVPFVAQAQTPATKLTDTYVSTEKGKSGFALAASGKTAALFASNSDWPGVLRAARDLQADINRVTKLTPTFTTDKAPTGNEVVLIGTLGKSPLIDGLVKSKKLDVSQVAGKWETFVLQVVEKPMPGVERALVIAGSDKRGTIYGIYDLSQQIGVSPWYWWADVPTKPQTALYVAPGRHSQGTPKVKYRGIFINDEAPALQNWSKEKFGGVNSKMYTHMFELILRLKGNYLWPAMWGNMFNVDDPQNPVLADEYGIVMGTSHHEPLTRAHEEWKHAGKGAWNYQTNAAALQEFWRGGMKRMGTRENIVSIGMRGDGDEPMSQESNIALLERIVADQRKIIAEETGKPAEQTPQLWALYKEVQEYYDKGMRVPDDVTLLLCDDNWGNIRKLPKLSEKPRKGGYGIYYHFDYVGGPRNYKWLNTNPIPRIWEQMHLAHEYGANQIWIVNVGDLKPMEFPISFFLDYAWNPDKIGADQLDDYSREWAAKQFGPKYATGIADILAKYAKYNARRKPELLDQKTYSLTNYREWETVVADYNQLLTQAEAINQQLPAEYHDAYYELVLHPVQACANLNEMYYTVAQNHEAAKNGQATTNELAEKVKALYAKDAEITSRYHAVASGKWSHMMDQTHIGYTYWQQPEKNAMPAVQTITQPTATTAPAATPAASAQKPQPKVAAGAGFVEADGYVSIDAEHYSKVVNGSVAKWQTIPDLGRTLSAVTTLPVTAPTQLPAANTPHLEYRVQLTSSGPVTVQAYLAPTLNFVGGEGLRYAVSFDDEAPQIINLHTGMVADNGNRPWEKAVAENIIIKESKHTLGKPGEHVLKFWRVDPGVVLEKLVVNLGGVKPSYLGPPESASGNSKTSKEEKGSVGQR; from the coding sequence ATGAAACTCCTGCCTTTTCATAACTCTAGATTCCGCACTGCCTGCTGTTTCTGGCTGGTGCTACTCGTGCCGTTTGTAGCACAGGCCCAAACCCCGGCCACAAAACTCACTGACACCTACGTATCAACTGAGAAAGGCAAAAGCGGCTTTGCGCTGGCGGCCTCCGGCAAAACGGCGGCTCTGTTTGCCAGCAATTCCGACTGGCCGGGTGTGCTACGAGCCGCCCGCGATTTGCAGGCCGACATCAACCGCGTAACCAAACTCACGCCCACTTTCACCACCGACAAAGCACCGACCGGTAACGAAGTGGTGCTGATAGGAACGTTGGGTAAAAGCCCGCTGATTGATGGGCTAGTAAAAAGCAAGAAGCTCGACGTTTCACAAGTAGCAGGCAAGTGGGAAACCTTTGTGCTGCAAGTGGTGGAAAAGCCGATGCCGGGCGTAGAGCGCGCGCTGGTAATTGCCGGCAGCGACAAGCGCGGTACTATTTACGGCATCTATGATTTGTCACAGCAGATTGGCGTGTCGCCGTGGTACTGGTGGGCCGATGTGCCGACCAAGCCGCAAACGGCGCTGTATGTAGCGCCAGGCCGCCATTCGCAGGGCACGCCGAAGGTGAAATACCGCGGTATTTTCATCAACGATGAAGCGCCGGCACTGCAAAATTGGTCGAAAGAGAAATTCGGCGGCGTCAACTCGAAGATGTACACGCACATGTTCGAGCTGATTCTGCGCTTGAAAGGCAACTACCTGTGGCCTGCTATGTGGGGCAACATGTTCAACGTGGACGACCCGCAAAACCCCGTGCTGGCCGATGAGTACGGCATTGTGATGGGTACCTCGCACCACGAGCCACTCACGCGGGCCCACGAGGAATGGAAGCACGCTGGCAAAGGCGCCTGGAACTACCAAACCAACGCCGCCGCTTTGCAGGAGTTCTGGCGCGGTGGAATGAAGCGCATGGGCACGCGGGAAAACATCGTGAGCATCGGGATGCGCGGCGACGGCGACGAGCCCATGAGCCAGGAAAGCAACATTGCCTTGCTGGAGCGCATCGTGGCCGATCAGCGCAAAATCATTGCCGAAGAAACCGGCAAACCCGCCGAGCAAACGCCCCAACTCTGGGCCCTCTACAAGGAAGTGCAGGAGTATTACGACAAAGGCATGCGCGTGCCCGACGACGTGACGCTGCTCTTGTGCGACGACAACTGGGGCAACATCCGCAAGTTGCCCAAGCTAAGTGAGAAGCCGCGCAAAGGTGGCTACGGCATCTACTACCACTTTGACTACGTAGGCGGGCCGCGCAACTACAAGTGGCTCAACACAAACCCAATTCCCCGTATCTGGGAGCAGATGCACCTGGCCCACGAGTACGGCGCCAACCAAATCTGGATCGTGAACGTGGGCGACCTCAAGCCCATGGAATTCCCCATCAGCTTCTTCCTCGATTACGCTTGGAACCCAGATAAAATTGGGGCCGACCAACTCGACGACTATAGCCGGGAGTGGGCCGCCAAGCAATTTGGACCTAAGTACGCCACCGGCATTGCCGACATCCTAGCTAAATACGCCAAGTACAACGCCCGGCGCAAGCCCGAACTACTCGACCAGAAGACCTACAGCCTAACCAACTACCGCGAATGGGAAACTGTGGTGGCCGACTACAACCAGCTGCTAACCCAGGCCGAAGCTATCAACCAGCAATTGCCAGCTGAGTACCACGACGCTTACTATGAACTAGTGCTGCACCCCGTGCAAGCCTGCGCCAACCTCAACGAGATGTACTACACGGTTGCGCAGAACCACGAAGCGGCCAAAAACGGACAAGCCACTACCAACGAACTGGCTGAGAAAGTGAAGGCGCTGTACGCCAAAGACGCGGAAATTACCAGCCGCTACCATGCCGTAGCTAGCGGCAAGTGGAGCCACATGATGGACCAAACCCACATCGGCTACACCTATTGGCAGCAGCCCGAGAAAAACGCTATGCCTGCCGTGCAAACCATCACCCAGCCCACGGCCACGACTGCCCCAGCTGCTACCCCGGCGGCGTCAGCACAGAAGCCACAACCGAAAGTAGCCGCTGGCGCCGGTTTTGTGGAGGCTGATGGCTATGTGAGCATAGATGCCGAGCATTACAGCAAGGTCGTGAACGGTAGTGTAGCGAAGTGGCAGACCATTCCAGACTTGGGCCGCACGCTTTCGGCAGTTACTACGCTCCCGGTTACCGCGCCCACCCAGCTGCCGGCTGCTAATACGCCGCACCTAGAGTACCGCGTGCAACTCACCAGCTCCGGCCCGGTAACCGTGCAAGCTTACCTCGCGCCCACGCTGAATTTCGTTGGCGGTGAGGGTTTGCGCTATGCCGTTTCGTTCGACGATGAGGCCCCACAGATTATCAACCTGCACACCGGTATGGTGGCCGATAATGGCAACAGGCCCTGGGAAAAAGCGGTGGCCGAAAACATCATTATCAAGGAGTCGAAGCACACTTTGGGGAAGCCCGGCGAGCATGTGCTCAAGTTCTGGCGCGTAGACCCGGGCGTGGTGCTCGAAAAGCTGGTGGTAAACTTAGGCGGGGTGAAGCCCAGCTATTTGGGGCCGCCAGAAAGTGCCTCGGGCAACTCGAAAACGTCTAAAGAAGAGAAAGGCAGCGTAGGCCAGCGCTAG
- a CDS encoding endo-1,4-beta-xylanase — MKTTVSLRQLATTGVLLAGLTVFSSDRPAPEKGLKDYYKDYFLMGVAVSPQALRNPAESTLIKQHFNSITPENAMKMGPIHPEENRYFWQDADEIVQFAQDNKLRVRGHNLLWHEQTPKWLFKDATGKQVSKEVLLQRLKSHIDTVVKRYKGKIYAWDVVNEAISDNPQEFLRNSEWYQICGEDFIAKAFEYAHAADPNAVLFYNDYNTERLEKRERVYKLLKKLKDAKVPIDAVGLQGHWSLQEPTEAELRKAMEQYSSLGLKVQITELDVSIYPWEKDRREKRPGESDAYTPELEQKQTEQYKMFFKVFRDYKNVLTGVTFWNISDRYTWLDTYPVPGRKNYPLLFDQNQKPKKAYWEVVKF, encoded by the coding sequence ATGAAAACTACTGTTTCGTTGCGCCAGCTCGCCACTACTGGTGTGCTGCTGGCGGGGCTCACTGTGTTCAGCAGTGACCGGCCGGCCCCGGAAAAAGGGTTGAAAGACTACTATAAAGACTATTTTCTGATGGGGGTAGCCGTCTCGCCACAAGCCTTACGCAACCCCGCCGAATCAACCCTGATCAAGCAGCACTTCAACAGCATCACGCCGGAGAATGCCATGAAGATGGGACCTATTCACCCCGAGGAAAACCGCTATTTCTGGCAGGACGCCGATGAAATTGTGCAGTTCGCGCAAGACAACAAACTGCGTGTGCGGGGCCACAACCTGCTCTGGCACGAGCAGACGCCGAAGTGGCTGTTCAAGGATGCAACTGGCAAACAAGTATCTAAAGAAGTGTTGCTTCAGCGCCTCAAAAGCCACATCGATACCGTGGTGAAGCGCTACAAAGGCAAGATCTACGCCTGGGACGTGGTCAACGAAGCCATTTCCGATAACCCGCAGGAATTTCTGCGCAACTCGGAGTGGTATCAGATCTGCGGGGAAGACTTCATTGCCAAAGCTTTCGAGTACGCCCACGCGGCTGACCCCAATGCCGTGCTTTTCTACAACGACTACAACACCGAGCGGCTCGAAAAGCGGGAGCGGGTCTATAAGCTGCTCAAGAAGCTGAAAGACGCCAAAGTGCCGATTGACGCGGTTGGGCTGCAGGGGCACTGGTCGCTGCAAGAGCCCACGGAAGCTGAACTGCGCAAAGCCATGGAGCAGTATTCCTCGCTGGGCCTGAAAGTACAAATCACCGAGCTGGATGTGTCCATTTATCCTTGGGAGAAAGACCGTCGGGAAAAGCGTCCCGGTGAGTCCGACGCCTACACGCCCGAGCTGGAACAGAAGCAGACCGAGCAGTATAAGATGTTCTTTAAGGTATTCCGCGACTACAAAAACGTACTGACCGGCGTCACCTTCTGGAACATTTCCGACAGGTACACTTGGCTGGATACCTACCCTGTACCTGGCCGCAAAAACTACCCGCTGCTTTTCGACCAGAACCAGAAGCCTAAAAAAGCCTACTGGGAAGTGGTGAAGTTTTAG
- a CDS encoding sialate O-acetylesterase, producing the protein MKIKYIVISLLLGLPAVHHATAQVRLPRLVSDGMVLQREQPVHIWGWAKPGESVSVAFQGKTYRATTGADGHWRVTLPAMKAGGPFDMGIKASNELSVKDVLVGDVWLCSGQSNMETPMSRLRDKFPEVIAQAANPRIRQFEVPMSSSLQRPRTDVAGGKWIAADPQTVLQFSGVAYFFAKELNAKYQVPVGIIKDAVGGSPAEAWLSPDALRQFPTYEQQAAKYQDSTVVAGIRQRENAAVADWHKRLHQADLGEARGQQKWSAPDYNASSWATMQVPGYWANQTPLGPVNGVVWFRKEVDVPASMVDQPARLELGTLVDADSTYINGQLVGTTGYQYPPRKYEVKPGVLKAGKNVVVVRLISNGGRGGFTPDKNYQLRAGGQTLDLRGPWQYQLGATLPPTPGTTPFQFQPGALYNGMIAPVLPYAIKGVLWYQGESNAGRPQDYQALMTSLINDWRQHYQRPALPFLYVQLANFMAAKPEPSESGWAAVRDAQRRTLAVPHTGMAVITDAGEWNDIHPLDKQTVGHRLALAAEKVAYGNKKVVASGPLYQAAQPAGNHVTLKFTDVGGGLIAKGGGPLKGFAVAGTDKKFVWAQAKIEGNTVVVWNDQVTAPVTVRYAWADNPEGANLYNKEGLPASPFEAATAPVVP; encoded by the coding sequence ATGAAAATCAAATACATAGTAATAAGCCTGCTGCTTGGTTTGCCTGCTGTGCACCATGCCACGGCGCAAGTGCGGCTGCCACGCCTAGTAAGTGATGGTATGGTACTACAGCGTGAGCAGCCAGTACACATTTGGGGCTGGGCCAAGCCTGGGGAAAGCGTAAGCGTAGCCTTTCAAGGCAAAACCTACCGTGCCACTACGGGTGCCGACGGCCACTGGCGCGTGACACTGCCCGCTATGAAAGCCGGCGGCCCCTTCGACATGGGCATCAAGGCCAGCAACGAGCTAAGCGTAAAAGATGTGCTGGTGGGTGATGTGTGGCTGTGCTCAGGACAGTCGAATATGGAAACGCCCATGAGCCGCCTGCGCGACAAGTTTCCGGAGGTGATTGCCCAAGCGGCCAACCCACGCATCCGGCAGTTCGAGGTGCCAATGAGTTCCTCCTTGCAGCGCCCCCGCACCGACGTGGCTGGCGGCAAATGGATAGCAGCCGACCCGCAAACCGTGCTTCAGTTTTCGGGCGTAGCTTACTTCTTCGCCAAGGAACTCAACGCTAAGTACCAGGTGCCAGTGGGCATCATCAAAGACGCCGTGGGCGGCTCGCCTGCCGAGGCCTGGCTGAGCCCCGACGCGCTCCGGCAGTTTCCGACCTACGAGCAACAGGCCGCCAAGTACCAAGACAGCACGGTAGTAGCAGGCATCCGGCAGCGCGAAAACGCCGCTGTTGCCGACTGGCACAAGCGCTTGCACCAAGCGGATCTAGGCGAGGCCCGGGGCCAGCAGAAATGGTCCGCTCCGGATTACAATGCCAGCAGCTGGGCTACCATGCAAGTGCCCGGCTACTGGGCCAACCAGACGCCGCTCGGACCAGTGAACGGGGTGGTTTGGTTTCGCAAGGAAGTGGACGTGCCCGCTAGCATGGTTGACCAGCCCGCTCGCCTGGAACTCGGCACCCTAGTAGACGCCGACTCGACGTACATCAATGGCCAGTTGGTTGGCACAACGGGGTATCAGTACCCGCCCCGCAAGTACGAGGTGAAGCCGGGCGTGCTGAAGGCGGGGAAAAACGTGGTGGTAGTGCGCCTGATTAGCAACGGCGGGCGCGGGGGCTTTACGCCCGACAAAAACTACCAGCTCCGAGCAGGTGGCCAGACCCTCGACCTGCGCGGGCCTTGGCAGTACCAGCTAGGGGCTACGCTGCCGCCCACGCCGGGCACCACTCCGTTTCAGTTTCAGCCTGGTGCGCTCTACAACGGCATGATTGCGCCGGTGCTGCCCTATGCTATCAAAGGTGTGCTCTGGTATCAGGGCGAAAGCAACGCTGGGCGTCCGCAAGACTATCAGGCCCTGATGACCAGCCTGATCAACGACTGGCGCCAGCACTATCAACGGCCCGCATTGCCTTTCCTATACGTGCAATTAGCCAACTTCATGGCCGCTAAACCTGAGCCTAGTGAAAGCGGCTGGGCAGCCGTGCGCGATGCGCAGCGCCGCACGTTGGCCGTGCCGCACACCGGTATGGCCGTGATTACGGATGCTGGCGAATGGAACGACATTCACCCCCTCGACAAACAGACCGTAGGTCACCGTCTGGCCTTGGCTGCTGAAAAGGTGGCATACGGCAACAAGAAGGTGGTGGCTTCGGGCCCGCTCTATCAAGCAGCTCAACCCGCTGGGAATCACGTTACCCTGAAGTTTACCGACGTAGGCGGTGGACTAATAGCCAAGGGCGGCGGTCCGCTGAAAGGATTCGCAGTAGCTGGTACCGACAAAAAATTCGTTTGGGCTCAAGCTAAGATTGAGGGTAATACGGTGGTAGTATGGAACGACCAGGTAACGGCACCCGTGACAGTGCGTTACGCCTGGGCCGACAACCCAGAAGGGGCCAACCTCTACAACAAAGAGGGGCTGCCCGCTTCGCCTTTCGAGGCCGCTACTGCACCCGTGGTGCCCTAA
- a CDS encoding sodium/sugar symporter, with protein MQHQLATLDYIVFFVYFLIVSGYGIWIYRRKTGHDGTLEGDSKDYFLAEGSLTWWAIGSSLIASNISAEQFVGMAGSGFKMGLAIATYEWMAALTLIIVAVFFIPVYLKNRIATMPQFLYQRYNSTVAMIMAVFWLMLYVVVNLTSILYLGAIAVSSISGLNLEFCMYALAAFAIVITLGGMKVIGFTDVIQVFFLILGGLATTYLALNLVAEHFGQTGVLSGFRLMSEQANDHFHMILKQENPNYSALPGLTVLLGGMWIVNLNYWGCNQYITQRALGADLPTARSGLLFAAFLKMLMPVIVVLPGIAAYVLYKENVFGATEFGQGANLNPDRAYPVLLNILPVGLKGLSFAALTAAVVASLAGKANSIATIFTLDIYHKVFNPEASEKRLVSVGKIAVVVAMLLGVLIAPHLGIDKKGGFEFIQEYTGFVSPGIFAMFILGFFWKRTTSSAALFATIGGFVLSVILKALPTLTDLSWLAPLGFAVKNAEGVYEIPFLDRMGFVFVICVAVMVVISLIETSRGVRTNGLEVDASMFRPQRSFAIGALVIVTLLTTLYTVYW; from the coding sequence ATGCAACATCAACTTGCCACCCTCGATTACATCGTTTTCTTTGTTTATTTTCTCATTGTTTCCGGGTATGGCATCTGGATTTACCGCCGCAAAACGGGCCACGACGGCACGCTCGAAGGCGACTCCAAAGACTATTTCCTGGCGGAAGGCTCCCTGACCTGGTGGGCCATTGGCTCCTCGCTGATTGCCTCCAACATCTCGGCCGAGCAATTTGTGGGCATGGCCGGTTCGGGCTTCAAAATGGGCTTGGCCATTGCCACCTACGAGTGGATGGCCGCCCTGACGCTCATTATTGTGGCGGTGTTCTTCATTCCGGTGTACTTGAAAAACCGGATTGCCACCATGCCGCAGTTTCTCTACCAGCGCTACAACAGCACCGTGGCCATGATTATGGCCGTGTTCTGGCTGATGCTCTACGTGGTCGTGAACCTAACGTCCATTCTCTACTTGGGCGCCATTGCCGTCAGCAGCATCTCGGGGTTGAACCTGGAGTTCTGCATGTACGCGCTGGCAGCCTTTGCCATTGTCATCACGCTCGGCGGGATGAAGGTAATTGGCTTCACCGACGTAATTCAGGTGTTCTTCTTGATTCTCGGTGGCTTAGCTACCACGTACTTGGCCCTGAACCTGGTGGCCGAGCACTTCGGCCAGACGGGCGTGCTTAGCGGTTTCCGCTTGATGAGCGAGCAAGCCAACGACCACTTCCACATGATTCTCAAGCAGGAAAACCCCAACTACAGTGCCTTGCCGGGTCTGACGGTGTTGCTTGGCGGCATGTGGATTGTGAACCTCAACTACTGGGGCTGCAACCAGTACATCACGCAGCGCGCCCTTGGGGCCGACCTGCCCACGGCCCGTTCGGGTCTGCTGTTTGCCGCTTTCCTCAAGATGCTGATGCCCGTAATCGTGGTGCTGCCTGGCATCGCGGCCTACGTGCTCTACAAGGAAAACGTGTTTGGTGCCACCGAATTTGGCCAGGGTGCCAACCTCAACCCCGACCGCGCTTATCCGGTGCTGCTCAACATCTTGCCGGTGGGCTTGAAAGGCTTGTCGTTTGCTGCGCTCACGGCGGCGGTGGTGGCCTCGCTGGCGGGTAAAGCCAACTCGATTGCTACCATCTTCACGCTCGATATCTACCACAAGGTGTTCAATCCAGAAGCGTCGGAGAAGCGCTTGGTGAGCGTGGGCAAGATTGCCGTGGTGGTGGCCATGCTGCTAGGCGTGCTGATTGCCCCGCACTTGGGCATCGACAAGAAAGGCGGCTTCGAGTTTATTCAGGAGTACACGGGCTTCGTGTCACCGGGCATTTTCGCCATGTTTATCCTGGGCTTTTTCTGGAAGCGGACCACGTCGTCGGCCGCCCTCTTCGCCACGATTGGGGGGTTTGTCTTGTCGGTTATTCTGAAGGCACTGCCCACGCTCACCGATCTGTCTTGGCTAGCACCGCTGGGTTTTGCGGTCAAGAATGCTGAGGGCGTGTACGAAATTCCTTTCCTCGACCGCATGGGCTTCGTGTTTGTCATCTGCGTAGCGGTGATGGTGGTCATCAGCTTGATCGAAACCAGCCGCGGTGTGCGCACCAACGGCCTGGAAGTGGACGCGAGCATGTTCCGCCCGCAGCGTAGCTTCGCTATCGGGGCTTTGGTCATTGTAACCCTGCTCACCACGCTCTACACTGTGTATTGGTAA
- a CDS encoding endo-1,4-beta-xylanase, with the protein MIKSFELARQYFPNAQLMINDYSVINTTFNVQRYLGIVNLLVARNLVDGVGIQGHAFSTRGVPATTLATNLSVLATAGKPLYITELDIDGVNSAMTPQLDDAIQLAEYQRIFPTLWEHPAVKGITLWGYRLGHWRTAQGAYLVNSDNTERSALVWLKNYVRTTVLSTKANQNAALTLSPNPATNGRFVLQGMEKAQTIRVLDLNGRLVKEVKGTNQTTTEVALHVSPGLYVVQVIDGYGVTSRKLLVE; encoded by the coding sequence GTGATTAAATCCTTTGAATTGGCCCGTCAGTATTTCCCAAATGCACAGTTGATGATCAACGACTACAGCGTGATAAACACCACGTTTAACGTGCAGCGCTACCTAGGCATCGTCAACTTACTGGTGGCCCGCAACCTAGTGGATGGCGTTGGTATTCAGGGCCACGCGTTTTCCACGCGCGGCGTGCCTGCCACTACGCTGGCTACCAACCTGAGTGTGCTCGCTACGGCTGGCAAGCCCCTTTATATTACGGAGTTGGACATCGATGGTGTAAACTCCGCCATGACACCGCAACTCGATGATGCCATTCAGTTAGCTGAATACCAACGCATTTTCCCCACCCTATGGGAGCATCCGGCGGTGAAGGGCATTACGCTGTGGGGCTACCGACTCGGTCACTGGCGCACCGCACAAGGCGCCTACCTCGTCAACAGCGACAATACCGAGCGTTCGGCGCTGGTTTGGCTGAAAAATTATGTGCGCACCACTGTGCTGAGCACCAAAGCCAACCAGAATGCTGCGCTTACCCTCTCCCCTAACCCTGCCACCAATGGCCGTTTCGTGTTGCAAGGCATGGAGAAGGCGCAAACTATTCGAGTGCTCGATTTGAATGGCCGCCTAGTCAAAGAGGTGAAAGGAACTAATCAGACGACAACCGAAGTGGCATTGCACGTCTCGCCTGGTTTGTACGTGGTGCAAGTTATCGACGGGTATGGCGTGACGTCTCGCAAACTGCTAGTGGAGTAG